From a single Porites lutea chromosome 10, jaPorLute2.1, whole genome shotgun sequence genomic region:
- the LOC140949917 gene encoding trafficking protein particle complex subunit 4-like, with translation MAIFSVYILNRAGGLIYHYDHVTPKSEVEQAFSYPLDIVLREDDKITVIFGERDNIKVGHALLAINGETVTGRRLSDGREAMEVIRDPANYPLNLKFGRPKLTTNERIMLASMFHPLYAISAKLSPEQRSSGIEVLEADSFKLHCYQTHTGLKFIVLTDPKQLGMDIFLKKIYELYSDFALKNPFYSLDMPIRCELFDTNLQRALDQAERSSNPSLA, from the exons ATGGCGATTTTCAGTGTGTACATCTTGAATCGAGCCGGGGGACTTATTTATCATTACGACCACGTTACGCCAAAAAGCGAAGTGGAACAAGCATTTAGCTATCCTTTAGACATTGTGCTACGTGAAGATGATAAAATAACAGTGATTTTTGGTGAAAGAGATAATATAAAAG TTGGACATGCCTTGTTGGCGATTAATGGCGAGACCGTCACAGGAAGGCGTCTGTCTGATGGGAGAGAAGCTATGGAAGTTATCAGAGATCCGGCGAACTACCCTCTTAACTTGAAGTTCGGTCGGCCAAAGCTCACAACCAACGAGCGCATTATGTTAGCAAGCATGTTTCATCC GCTGTATGCAATCTCTGCTAAACTGTCTCCAGAACAAAGATCTTCTGGAATTGAAGTATTAGAAGCAGATTCCTTTAAACTTCATTGCTACCAAACACATACTG GATTAAAGTTCATTGTGCTAACAGACCCAAAACAACTTGGAATGGATATATTCTTAAAAAAGATTTATGAGCTTTATTCAGATTTTGCCCTGAAGAATCCATTTTACTCACTGGACATGCCCATAAG GTGTGAACTGTTTGACACAAACTTACAGAGAGCGTTGGATCAGGCTGAGAGGTCAAGCAATCCCTCTTTAGCTTAA
- the LOC140949809 gene encoding uncharacterized protein produces the protein MSRRRKSASSAKKSSENATDQESDEWSEEEKKRLLDALKRDDGKNNWRWITRQVNSKTMNQVKEFAEKLKAEKQTATARRTSSSSKRPIAPKDTGPLEGWINATKRLRGDNDVDGTCIPQQTQTSREEECQDLDSGSENAPTSTHEELHCNGDGKEEEQQQVPELTSNSDHHKNTLSPNIVTEEQFQRTNSLMEDLLNNQKEMMQKISVLESTLEDLRSDGSSTQSSLMDMLIKITSKLDSLSNNAPHGCCGGPVIIQTTPHANLIHQPVLGSCSSCRDGKQDKRQESSMAVSDKESSTINEKNDTISTVSLSRTSVQTSSTISQSVSSRKSSSESCTANLIIDSHKDPLPQSQEIQSSTPLPEITLCSASAPITADSSVSTSNCGSSINVPSESPTKVTTTIPPKERLPERCEEKSLRQEPCLPVVVECHSLSNRTSSVASVINLSPSIAVTAIANSDQTTVVSMASSQQRGPMSEQLNVTAPQRTYVTPSRDTFASVQTTVSSLPPSYIDLHNTLSASPVLSTVVRSPAARFVPGNNSQVVSSHLPQHVSPAPNISIPVISLPSSQTRHLPRQPVQSITPTSAQTSTPPGYITLSHTTNVKPSTSKAYGIPLSLPHAQTGETTLRNPSGKAKDLDALSAAESVIRRATIEACDKQRMDAASPKELLNAAMLISNYITDHPNSEHQDQWQSCLSAIVTDYHKNLDPSKGDSLQLVSIGYNPYVVLTQYDLEDMLDKSKGRPKYFALRLAEKLFGIDVLIKSTPYGIGGKAALHPVILDAIKVEVLRQFASDMSNEGQIALWKSCVTSIAQRCKRARNPRKDRSQTRASANNVDVSLPSMAVGGGIQLSEHDENDDSQGELDEEDDDCDMGSFDQSAARCTPPLIRIPSDDEKTPTKNGTEEGDYNDAGCITPMKDSTVRPESVADSSMEKHDGTEGERSIPPGIDPDITVVHLPSNLQTSVEPQVKSTAQRQSSVVVTTRHATAGSGNSVSVSGEERTRIDTQQSVSGREGENNDESKEKGSPLAGNSSGNYMVQSFPSSPNASKESVTVSGIRMTADYFHVLVGGNPNVVIPRQKYLDAVTKSSQPTHFAVRLAELVFGDDVLEASTVTGGKRGTMQLDPIMIKAIQMEVTERFLKTLDPEQQNVVWRKCVTSIATRCKTLRYNRAKTAENQWTLVHPSQVSPE, from the exons CAAGTGAACTCAAAGACAATGAACCAG gtgAAAGAGTTTGCTGAAAAACTCAAGGCAGAGAAGCAAACAGCAACTGCAAGAAGGACATCAT CTTCAagcaaacggccaattgcaccAAAAGATACTGGACCTTTAGAG GGGTGGATAAATGCTACGAAGAGATTAAGAGGGGACAATGATGTAGATGGCACATGCATACCACAG CAGACACAAACTTCAAGGGAAGAAGAATGCCAAGACTTAGATTCTGGAAGTGAAAATGCTCCTACAAGTACACATGAGGAACTGCACTGTAATGGTGACGGGAAAGAGGAAGAACAACAGCAAGTTCCTGAACTCACGAGCAACTCTGATCATCACAAAAATACATTATCACCAAACATTGTTACAGAGGAACAGTTTCAAAGGACTAACTCTCTTATG GAGGATCTGCTCAATAATCAGAAGGAAATGATGCAGAAAATTTCCGTTTTGGAGTCCACGCTTGAGGATCTTCGATCTGATGGTTCATCAACTCAGTCATCTCTTATGGATATGCTTATAAAGATCACCAGCAAACTTGATAGTCTTAGTAATAATGCTCCTCATGGGTGTTGTGGAGGACCTGTAATTATCCAAACAACTCCTCATGCAAACCTTATACACCAGCCTGTTCTGGGTTCGTGCAGTTCTTGTAGAGATGGTAAACAAGATAAAAGACAAGAAAGTTCAATGGCTGTTTCTGATAAAGAGAGCAGTACAATTAATGAGAAGAATGACACGATTTCTACAGTTTCTTTAAGCAGGACTTCAGTACAAACTTCATCTACTATTTCGCAGAGCGTATCATCTAGGAAAAGCAGCAGTGAGTCGTGTACTGCAAATTTAATTATAGACAGTCACAAAGATCCTTTGCCTCAATCACAAGAAATACAAAGCAGCACGCCCTTGCCTGAAATAACATTGTGTTCAGCTAGTGCACCCATAACAGCTGATTCATCAGTGTCTACAAGTAATTGTGGATCATCAATAAATGTTCCCTCTGAGTCTCCAACCAAAGTGACTACCACCATTCCTCCTAAAGAACGTCTACCTGAAAGGTGTGAAGAAAAGTCTTTAAGACAAGAACCTTGTCTACCAGTGGTCGTAGAATGTCATTCATTGTCAAATAGAACCAGTTCTGTTGCATCAGTCATTAATCTTTCTCCTAGCATTGCTGTAACTGCCATTGCTAATTCAGATCAAACTACAGTGGTTTCAATGGCTTCATCACAGCAAAGAGGTCCAATGTCCGAGCAATTGAATGTTACAGCACCGCAACGGACATATGTGACACCTAGTAGAGATACTTTCGCTTCAGTCCAAACCACTGTGTCATCATTGCCCCCGTCATACATTGACCTTCATAACACTTTGTCAGCCTCACCAGTTTTGAGCACAGTTGTGAGAAGTCCTGCGGCAAGGTTCGTCCCTGGAAACAATTCACAGGTGGTGTCAAGCCATTTACCCCAACATGTTTCCCCTGCACCTAACATCTCCATCCCTGTCATCTCACTACCGAGTTCACAAACCAGGCATTTGCCAAGGCAGCCAGTACAGAGTATAACACCCACATCAGCTCAAACAAGCACTCCGCCTGGATATATCACTCTTTCGCATACCACAAATGTAAAGCCATCTACCAGCAAGGCGTATGGTATACCACTATCGCTGCCCCATGCACAAACTGGTGAAACAACTTTAAGGAATCCAAGTGGGAAAGCAAAAGATCTTGATGCATTGTCTGCCGCAGAGTCAGTTATAAGAAGGGCAA caATTGAAGCCTGTGATAAACAAAGAATGGATGCAGCCTCACCAAAAGAGTTATTGAATGCAG ccATGTTGATCAGTAACTACATCACAGATCATCCTAACTCCGAGCATCAAGATCAGTGGCAGTCTTGCCTTTCTGCTATAGTCACAGATTACCACAAGAACCTTGATCCTTCTAAAGGGGACTCTTTACAACTTG TGTCAATTGGTTACAATCCCTATGTGGTACTCACCCAATATGACCTGGAAGACATGCTGGATAAGTCTAAAGGACGCCCAAAATACTTTGCTCTGCGCCTTGCAGAGAAGCTGTTCGGCATTGACGTCTTGATCAAATCCACACCCTATGGAATTGGAGGCAAAGCAGCCCTACATCCAGTCATATTGGATGCAATCAaag TGGAAGTCTTGCGGCAGTTTGCATCAGACATGTCAAATGAAGGGCAGATAGCGTTATGGAAAAGTTGTGTGACCAGTATAGCTCAGCGATGCAAGAGAGCACGGAATCCACGTAAAGACAGGTCACAAACGAGAGCATCAGCAAATAATGTTGACGTAAGCCTACCATCCATGGCAGTTGGTGGAGGAATACAGCTTAGTGAACATGATGAGAATGATGACTCCCAAGGGGAGTTAGACGAGGAGGACGATGACTGTGACATGGGTAGTTTTGATCAGTCAGCTGCAAGGTGTACACCGCCTCTAATCAGAATACCCTCAGATGACGAAAAGACGCCCACAAAGAATGGCACTGAGGAAGGTGATTACAATGATGCTGGTTGCATAACACCGATGAAAGACTCCACCGTGAGACCTGAATCTGTTGCTGATTCCTCTATGGAGAAACATGATGGAACTGAGGGTGAACGGTCTATACCACCTGGTATTGACCCAGATATCACAGTTGTACACTTGCCTTCAAACTTACAGACTTCGGTTGAGCCGCAAGTCAAATCAACAGCTCAGAGGCAGAGTTCAGTTGTTGTGACGACAAGGCATGCGACAGCGGGTAGCGGGAACAGTGTGAGTGTCTCAGGAGAAGAACGCACAAGGATAGACACACAGCAGAGTGTTAGTGGTCGGGAGGGAGAAAATAATGATGAATCTAAAGAAAAAGGTTCACCTCTGGCTGGCAATTCTTCTGGAAATTACATGGTGCAAAGTTTTCCCAGTAGTCCTAATGCCTCAAAAGAAAGCGTCACGGTGTCTGGCATAAGAATGACTGCTGATT ACTTTCACGTATTAGTTGGAGGAAACCCAAATGTAGTCATACCCCGTCAGAAATATTTAGATGCTGTCACTAAGTCAAGCCAACCAACACACTTTGCTGTGCGTCTGGCAGAGTTGGTTTTTGGAGATGATGTGCTGGAGGCATCAACAGTGACTGGAGGAAAACGTGGCACGATGCAGCTGGATCCAATAATGATCAAAGCAATACAAA TGGAGGTCACAGAAAGATTTTTAAAGACCCTTGATCCAGAACAACAAAATGTTGTGTGGCGTAAATGTGTCACAAGTATTGCTACCAGGTGTAAAACTCTGCGATATAACAGAGCAAAGACTGCTGAAAACCAGTGGACGTTAGTCCATCCCAGCCAAGTTTCTCCAGAGTGA